The sequence TACCTTAACATTCCTATATAGATAAGTTATGATGATAAAGCCCTACTTCTGTATACCTGTAATCGGGCTGCTGTTATACTTTATTCCGGCAGTAGCGCAGGATAACATCTATGGACCTGGTCACATTTACTACAATAATATCAGGTCTGTAAAACTGAATCAGTCCGGCGATCAGACAGCTTTCCCCCTTATTTCACTGAGTGGGGATGCCGTGGATCTTACATTTGATGATCTGGATGCGGATGTCAAAAACTACTATTATACATTACAGTTGTGTAATGCAGACTGGACACCCGCCAATATCAATCAGCTGGAATACCTGAGGGGTTTTTCTGAGAACAGGATTACGAATTATAAATTTTCCAGTATAGCGCTGGTACGATATACACATTACGAACTGTCGTTGCCGAATGCGAATTGCATGCCTACAAAGGCGGGCAATTACCTGCTGAAGGTATACCTGGATAGCGATACGTCGCAACTGGCATTTACAAAGCGATTGCTGGTAGTGAGTAATAAAGGAGGGTTGAGTGGCGTGATACAGCAACCGGTATCGCCAAAGGTGTTCAAGACGAATCAGAAGGTGAATTTTACGGTGAGTACAGGTGGGTTGAATGTGGTGAATCCTTTTGATCAGTTGAAGGTGGTGATCTTGCAGAACTACAGGTGGGATTTTCCGATACTGAATCCGAAGCCGATGTTTATAAAGGGGAATAC is a genomic window of Chitinophaga sp. LS1 containing:
- a CDS encoding DUF5103 domain-containing protein; protein product: MMIKPYFCIPVIGLLLYFIPAVAQDNIYGPGHIYYNNIRSVKLNQSGDQTAFPLISLSGDAVDLTFDDLDADVKNYYYTLQLCNADWTPANINQLEYLRGFSENRITNYKFSSIALVRYTHYELSLPNANCMPTKAGNYLLKVYLDSDTSQLAFTKRLLVVSNKGGLSGVIQQPVSPKVFKTNQKVNFTVSTGGLNVVNPFDQLKVVILQNYRWDFPILNPKPMFIKGNTIEYNAEMDCQFPAGKEWRWIDLRSFRLQTERVKKSDYHPDGTDVYVMPDYPRGNTMYSYVKDYNGMYFLATIDNYDPFYEADYGTVHFTYPAPEPYAGFDLYLIGELTNYEYNDASKMVYNPQTRAYEGTMFLKQGFYNYEYALLDTRDPDARPSTTETEGDWWETENNYTILLYYRDLGGRYDELVSTVTLNSRLNR